A single genomic interval of Corylus avellana chromosome ca10, CavTom2PMs-1.0 harbors:
- the LOC132163465 gene encoding actin-depolymerizing factor 2-like — protein sequence MANAASGMAVHDDCKLKFLELKAKRTYRFIVFKIEEKSKQVVVEKVAEPIQSYEDFAASLPADECRYAVYDFDFVTEENCQKSRIFFIAWSPDTARVRSKMIYASSKDRFKRELDGIQIELQVTDPTEMGLDVFKSRAN from the exons ATG GCAAATGCGGCATCAGGTATGGCTGTGCATGATGACTGCAAGCTGAAGTTTCTGGAGTTGAAGGCTAAAAGAACATACCGCTTCATTGTATTTAAGATTGAAGAGAAGTCAAAGCAGGTGGTGGTGGAAAAAGTTGCTGAGCCAATTCAAAGCTACGAAGATTTCGCTGCAAGCCTTCCAGCTGATGAGTGTCGATATGCTGTGTATGATTTTGACTTTGTGACTGAAGAGAACTGCCAGAAGAGCAGGATTTTCTTTATTGCATG GTCTCCTGATACTGCAAGGGTGAGGAGCAAGATGATCTATGCAAGCTCCAAGGACAGGTTCAAGAGAGAACTGGATGGAATTCAAATAGAGCTGCAGGTGACTGATCCAACTGAGATGGGTCTTGATGTTTTCAAAAGCCGTGCCAACTGA
- the LOC132163460 gene encoding putative pentatricopeptide repeat-containing protein At5g59900, protein MKLTRPHRPLTNSTIYPKPRSLCTSKFTSQDNDENDSHFVSILGDIVRGNQSWKVALNNTYISSTLRPDHVEKVLIQTLDDSRLALRFFNFLGLHQKFNHSPTSFCILIHGLVQSNLFWPASSLMQTLFLRGLDPKEVFEHFLISYKKFNFASSLGFDLLIQNYVQNKRFFDGVLVVKLMKENKLLPEVRTWSALLNGLVRIRQFDVVLQLFDGFVNAGLRPDVYMYTVVVRSLCELKDFLRAEEMIRRAELNGCDTSVVMYNVLIHGLCKSRKAWEAVEIKNSLSRKGLKSDVVTYCTLVLGLCKVQEFMAGMELIDEMIELGFAPSEAAVSGVVEGLRRSDRIEEAYNVVNRVERVGVLPSLFVYNALINSLCKEGKLDEAELLFNNMGKKGLFPNDITYSILIDSFCRRGNLGIAYCYFGKMSEAGIIATVYPYNSLINGQCKFGKLSEAEFLFNQMIDKGLVPTVATCTSLISGYCREGELHKAFRLYHEMTGKGIVPNTYTFTALISGLCSAKMMGEASKLFDEMVERNILPNEVTYNVMIEGHCMNGNTVRAFELLDEMVEKGLEPDTYTYRPLISGLCSLGRVSEAKELIDDLHKEHRKLNVMCYSALVHGYCKEGKMKDALSACRQMVERGVDMDLVCYTVLICGTLKQHDTRTLFGLLKEIHDQELKPDEVIYTSMIDAYSKAGNLKKAFGIWDMMASEGCIPNVVTYTALINGLCKAGNMDKAELLLKEMLVGNDLPNQITYGCFLDYLTKDGNMEEAVQLHDTMLKGFLANTVTYNILIRGFCKLGKIQEATKLLVGMTDNGIFPDCITYSTFIYEHCRSGNLQEAIKLWNTMLNKGLKPDTLAYNFMIYGCCVTGELTKAFELRDDMIRRGVTPNRVTYNSLIHGTCLKSPVQST, encoded by the coding sequence ATGAAGCTCACTCGTCCTCATCGACCCCTCACAAATTCCACCATCTATCCAAAACCAAGAAGCCTCTGTACCTCCAAATTCACCTCCCAAGATAATGACGAAAACGACTCGCACTTCGTGTCGATCCTCGGAGACATCGTGCGAGGAAACCAGAGCTGGAAAGTCGCGCTCAACAACACCTACATTTCGAGCACGTTGAGGCCCGACCACGTCGAGAAGGTCCTGATCCAAACCCTGGACGACTCCAGGTTGGCCCTCAGGTTCTTCAATTTCTTGGGTTTGCACCAGAAGTTCAACCACTCGccgacgtcgttttgcattcTGATCCACGGTCTGGTCCAGTCCAATCTCTTTTGGCCGGCGTCTTCGCTTATGCAAACGCTTTTTCTTCGTGGGTTAGACCCAAAAGAggtttttgaacattttttgatttcttataagaaatttaattttgcttcGAGTTTGGGTTTTGATTTGTTAATTCAGAATTATGTGCAAAATAAAAGATTCTTCGATGGTGTATTGGTTGTGAAGCTCATGAAAGAGAATAAGCTGTTGCCTGAAGTTAGAACTTGGAGTGCCCTTTTGAACGGGCTAGTGAGAATTAGGCAATTTGATGTAGTTTTACAATTGTTTGATGGGTTTGTGAATGCGGGTCTTAGGCCCGATGTTTATATGTACACCGTGGTGGTTCGGAGTTTGTGTGAATTGAAAGATTTTCTTAGAGCTGAGGAAATGATTCGGCGGGCGGAGTTGAATGGATGTGATACGAGTGTTGTGATGTATAATGTGTTGATTCATGGGCTCTGCAAAAGCCGAAAGGCTTGGGAGGCTGTTGAGATTAAGAATTCATTAAGCAGAAAGGGATTGAAATCGGATGTGGTTACATATTGTACATTAGTACTTGGTTTGTGCAAAGTGCAAGAATTCATGGCCGGGATGGAGTTGATTGATGAAATGATTGAGTTGGGGTTTGCTCCAAGTGAAGCTGCTGTTTCTGGAGTTGTGGAAGGATTGAGGAGGAGCGATAGAATTGAAGAGGCTTATAATGTAGTAAATAGGGTGGAGAGAGTGGGGGTGTTGCCTAGCTTGTTTGTTTACAATGCATTGATCAATTCTTTGTGCAAAGAAGGGAAATTGGACGAAGCAGAGTTACTTTTTAATAACATGGGCAAGAAGGGTttgtttccaaatgatatcaCTTACTCTATTTTGATTGATTCATTTTGCAGAAGAGGGAATTTAGGTATTGCATATTGTTATTTTGGTAAAATGTCAGAAGCAGGGATAATAGCTACTGTGTATCCCTACAATTCTTTGATAAATGGGCAATGCAAGTTTGGGAAATTGAGTGAAGCAGAGTTTCTCTTTAATCAGATGATTGATAAAGGATTAGTGCCAACGGTTGCAACCTGTACATCATTGATAAGTGGATACTGCAGAGAAGGAGAACTGCACAAGGCATTTAGGCTATATCATGAGATGACTGGGAAGGGCATTGTGCCGAATACTTACACCTTTACTGCACTTATTTCTGGTCTCTGTAGTGCTAAAATGATGGGTGAAGCAAGTAAATTGTTTGATGAAATGGTTGAGCGAAACATTCTGCCAAATGAGGTGACCTATAATGTTATGATAGAGGGTCACTGTATGAATGGTAACACAGTCAGAGCCTTTGAATTGCTCGATGAAATGGTTGAGAAGGGTCTTGAACCAGACACGTATACATATAGGCCTTTAATTAGTGGTCTTTGTTCTTTGGGTAGAGTTTCTGAAGCCAAAGAATTGATAGACGACCTTCACAAAGAGCATCGTAAGTTAAATGTGATGTGTTATAGTGCACTTGTACATGGTTACTGCAAGGAGGGGAAAATGAAGGATGCATTGAGTGCTTGTCGTCAGATGGTTGAAAGAGGAGTAGACATGGATCTTGTGTGTTATACGGTACTCATTTGTGGAACTCTAAAGCAGCATGATACGAGAACATTATTTGGTCTCTTGAAGGAGATTCACGATCAAGAACTGAAGCCCGATGAAGTTATATATACTAGTATGATAGATGCATACAGCAAAGCAGGAAATCTTAAGAAGGCGTTTGGGATATGGGATATGATGGCTTCTGAGGGATGCATTCCTAATGTGGTGACATATACTGCCTTGATAAATGGCTTATGTAAGGCAGGAAATATGGATAAAGCTGAGcttcttttaaaagaaatgctAGTTGGCAATGACCTTCCCAATCAAATCACATATGGTTGTTTCCTTGACTACCTTACAAAGGATGGAAATATGGAGGAAGCTGTACAGCTGCACGATACAATGCTTAAAGGGTTTCTAGCAAACACTGTGACGTATAATATACTTATCCGGGGTTTCTGCAAATTGGGTAAGATTCAGGAAGCCACCAAGCTCCTTGTTGGAATGACTGACAACGGTATCTTTCCAGATTGTATTACCTATTCGACTTTTATCTATGAGCACTGTAGAAGCGGTAATTTACAGGAAGCTATTAAGTTGTGGAACACCATGCTAAATAAGGGTCTAAAGCCTGatacattagcatataattttaTGATTTATGGTTGCTGCGTTACTGGAGAACTCACCAAGGCATTTGAATTACGTGATGACATGATAAGAAGGGGGGTGACGCCAAATCGGGTCACATATAATTCTCTTATTCATGGAACTTGCTTAAAAAGTCCAGTTCAGTCTACCTAG
- the LOC132163469 gene encoding histone H2B-like — protein MAPKAEKKPAEKKPAEEKKSAVAEKAPAEKKPKAGKKLPKEGGAGATDKKKKRTKKSVETYKIYIFKVLKQVHPDIGISSKAMGIMNSFINDIFEKLAQEAARLARYNKKPTITSREIQTAVRLVLPGELAKHAVSEGTKAVTKFTTEKKPAEKKPAEEKKSAVAEKAPAEKKPKAGKKLPKEGGAGATEKKKKRTKKSVETYKIYIFKVLKQVHPDIGISSKAMGIMNSFINDIFEKLAQESSRLARYNKKPTITSREIQTAVRLVLPGELAKHAVSEGTKAVTKFTSS, from the exons ATGGCCCCCAAAGCCGAGAAGAAGCCAGCGGAGAAAAAACCGGCCGAGGAGAAGAAGTCCGCGGTAGCGGAAAAGGCTCCGGCCGAGAAGAAGCCAAAGGCTGGGAAGAAGCTGCCGAAGGAAGGCGGAGCTGGCGCGAcagacaagaagaagaagaggacgAAGAAGAGCGTGGAGACGTACAAGATCTACATCTTTAAGGTGCTCAAGCAGGTGCACCCTGACATTGGGATCTCCAGCAAGGCCATGGGCATCATGAACAGCTTCATCAACGACATATTCGAGAAGCTCGCCCAGGAGGCCGCCAGACTCGCTCGCTACAACAAGAAGCCTACCATCACCTCTCGGGAGATCCAGACCGCCGTTCGTCTCGTGCTGCCCGGTGAGTTGGCCAAGCACGCCGTCTCTGAGGGGACCAAGGCGGTCACCAAGTTTACTA CCGAGAAGAAGCCAGCGGAGAAAAAACCGGCCGAGGAGAAGAAGTCCGCGGTAGCGGAAAAGGCTCCGGCCGAGAAGAAGCCAAAGGCCGGGAAGAAGCTGCCGAAGGAAGGCGGAGCTGGCGCgacagaaaagaagaagaagaggacgAAGAAGAGCGTGGAGACGTACAAGATCTACATCTTCAAGGTGCTCAAGCAGGTGCACCCTGACATTGGGATCTCCAGCAAGGCTATGGGCATCATGAACAGCTTCATCAACGACATCTTCGAGAAGCTTGCCCAGGAATCCTCCAGGCTTGCCCGCTACAACAAGAAGCCTACCATCACCTCTCGGGAGATCCAGACCGCCGTGCGTCTCGTGCTGCCCGGTGAGTTGGCCAAGCACGCCGTCTCTGAGGGGACAAAGGCGGTCACCAAGTTTACCAGCTCTTGA